Below is a window of Deinococcus terrestris DNA.
ACACTGGGGTCCAGCGGCTTTTTGCGGGCATGAATGCGCAGGATCATCTCCCGCCCCCGCACGTCGGGGGCGTCCACCACCACCTGACGGTCGAAGCGTCCCGGACGCAGCAGCGCGGCGTCCAGCACGTCGGGGCGGTTGGTGGCGGCCAGGATGATGACCTCCTGCCCGGAACCGAAGCCGTCCATTTCCACGAGCAGTTGGTTGAGGGTCTGTTCGCGTTCGTCGTTGCCGCCCTGGAGGTTGACGCCGCGTTTTCTGCCGACGGCGTCGATCTCGTCGATAAAGACGATGCAGGGCGCGGACTTGCGGGCCTGTTCGAAGAGGTCGCGGACGCGGGCGGCGCCGACGCCGACGAACATCTCGACGAAGTCGCTGCCACTGATGGAGAAATACGGCACGCGGGCTTCG
It encodes the following:
- a CDS encoding AAA family ATPase; protein product: LTFADVAGCDEAKSDLQEVVDFLRHPERYHLLGARIPHGVLLVGPPGSGKTLLAKAVAGEARVPYFSISGSDFVEMFVGVGAARVRDLFEQARKSAPCIVFIDEIDAVGRKRGVNLQGGNDEREQTLNQLLVEMDGFGSGQEVIILAATNRPDVLDAALLRPGRFDRQVVVDAPDVRGREMILRIHARKKPLDPSV